The region ctttttttgttaaggTCCAAAATTTTTGAGCCCGAGTAATTTGAAAGGAgcatgaataattaaaattcctttaaacCCACTAGGTCCAGAATGCATAGCCCTCCTAAGGTCTCTTAAATGTGCAGGGAgtcttcctctttccctgtgGAAAGTCCAAGAAAGacaaatttaataaaaaggaaatctaGGCTGTAATAGGTGGTTTTCTAGTTCTCAGTGGTCACTGGATAGGAGAGTGGAATTTCAACAATTCCCACCCAACTTTCAGAAGAAAGGGCACAGTAGAAACAAAGCATAGTAAAACTTTATTTTGGTGTATATTTAGGAAACTTAAAATGCAGGTACCATATACTTaagaaaagagaataatattCTAAAGAAGACATGGGAATGAATATACTACTGTATACCTGTCTGAAGTGAATTCCTTCAGGTCCAGTGGAGATCTAGGTACCTGCACTAGAAAATTGACACTAATAAAATCTTCTAAAACTTAAACTATACAATGCTCTCTCCGTGCTTGGGAACCCTAAgcataaaagcatttctttagcAGACAATAATGTAATAAGACAAGAGATAGTATTGTTAAAGCATAGAAAGCATATAAAGTTCAATTTTAAGTTTTTGAAACTATCTGAACAATTTGGATGCTTCAGTGCAATGGATACAGGAATAGGAGAGTTAACTATTCCTGCTTAGCAGAGGTATGAGGGAAATTTTGTATGGAAATAAGAAATCACAAAAATTTATTCTAACAATTAATAAAGCTAAGCTAGACAAGAATTCAGCAATATTAGCTGTCTAAGAAGGCTTTCAGATGGTCTTAACTGAAGAGCATCTTGATGAAATAAAGGGACCCATAAATCTACAGGAACTGGGGCGTTTCTTGATTCTTTGGATGTTTATTGGTAGCAAAGCTGAGCCATGGTATTGAAATTGTCCTGCTATGCgttcttttctgctcttcttcagCCCACTGCTGGCTCATTTAGCCAGTacctgaaaaagcaaacaatgtttgttttaaattcttattcACATTTAATGCAGTGGTGCTAAATTTTTGTTAATCTGGAATGGattggacattttttttttgtcactttgGCTACCTGGTCTTCAGCATTCTcccttcttctttttccattccCCTTTTAACATTTGTTAGCTTTTGGGATTCTCCCTTTATAGTTCTTGCTGATCTGGGCATTAATCCAGAATTTGTACTCTGCCACTTGAAATAACAAGCAGAAGATTTCTGATAGAACCTGAGATGCTTTGGACTACCCTGATGCAAAGGCAATTTGGGTATGAGGTGCAATTTGGGGGTTACATTAATTTATCCAGTGGAAACAGGAACAGATGAACTGGTGTCACTCCTTTTAGGGTTACAGAAGGATGCAAAACAAACTGGTCACTCCTTGCACTTGCCTCCTTTGTTCCCAGGGACTGAATGATGTGTTTTCTACTTCAGAAGAGGAACAGCTTGATACTCATGATTGTATTGAAGGCGATGCTTTTTGCCAGCAGGACTCTCAAACCCAAAACAGCCATGAAAAGCATATTCACTTTCTCCATTTTCacatctgctttaaaaagaagaggaaagagagtGTGGTCTTGATATTATCCTCACTCCCCACTCCtccaaaaaagaaggaaaatccaTACATCATAGGTGAATAAGGGAAGcaggagcaaaggaaaagatgatAGAGAAATGTATCAAGttcagggaagagaagagatgCCTGCCCATTGAAGAATTTACTCCCCATTGCTGTTTTATGATATTGAAATTGGTCAGGTATTTAGTCTGTTAACCTGAATCATCAGGTTATTTCTTAATAAGCATTTCCAACTGATATTTCTGCACcagagaaagtaatttttcctgTCTGGTATTGACTCCACAAAAAGTGAAGCTTATTGCTTAGTAAGTGTCTACAATTCAGTCATTTCTGTACCAAAGACAATACATTTTCATGCATTGTTACAGAATCCCTAAGAAAGTAACTGTACTGTATTGTTCCTTTAGACAACTCACCTTTTGTAGAGGCATCTGTAATGTTGCAAGCATTAACTCTTTcaaattcttcagttttctgttctgttgaaTGATTGAGAGACACTTTAAATTGTATTCAGGctatgtaaaacaaaaattacatgAAACATACCTACAGCTCTTTTCCCAGCAGTAGATAAGCAGTATTGGAGAATCAGACAGCAGGTCATTAATTCTGAGATTAACTTGAAGAGAAAACTTTCTACATGtgattgcagaaaaaaacccaggattgttgagttttattttttctcccttttgaaaTGAACTTtattatagaaaaagaaaaattttaaaagttatttaaaaataaccaaaagaTTTGGGGGGCAAAAAAGTCACACGTCcttctttattttgtgttttcataaaAGTTATTTCTAGCTTTCCTCCAGCAGGCATGTACACTCATGTCCCTTGAACTATTTTGCCTTGGATAAAGGCAGACTCACAAATATTGGACTTTTTCTGGGGAAAGTGGTAGgctgttgggctttttttgttttttattttttttgggaAGAAAACTCTAGGTGTTTAAATTAAGATCACATATGCTAGATGCTTTTGAATATCTTGTCTTCACCTAACTAAGCACCTAAATATCTGACTGTACATACTTGTTCCCGGTAGGTTCtcaaagggcaaaaaaaatattggaagaTGCATCTCCGAGAATCACATTGTGTTTGGACCACAACACTATACCTGGCAGAATTATGCTGGCAGTAGTCTTGTTCCCCTTGTGCATAGCCTGGCAGGTGACCACTGCATCTGGTTCCACTCCAACTACCTTCATGGTACTATACATCCCCTCAGATGTGACAAGAGGTGCCTTCAAGTCATATACAGTGTCACTCTTGGGCACATCAAGGCTGATGTTCTTAGGGTAGAAAGTCCTTGCCAAACAAGCCATATTCAGTTTGTTGTCATGTTGTTTGGGTTCCTTTGATTTAAGCTCAATGACTTCTGGGGCAGATTCTTCCTGACTCTCTGAAAAGGAAGCATCATTTTGGgattactttattttctgtatacTCTTCTGAGAGCTAATTCATCTATAGTTCAGCGGCAGTCCAGCCATGTCTGCCCCCTGACAGCTGAGTGTCTTTCtatgtttatttcttcctcctgtttccCAAAGAGCAGATCAAAGACAGAAAGGGAGTATAAGGATAGTAATTTCATTGAGGCTTTTAATTCCTTGAGCTCTTAAGCTTGTTTTTACCAGAAATCATatataaacatacacacacatatatacgcccaccccccacaccccccattCCTTTAAATGAGGAATTCCTTGAAATGAGGAAGGGAACTTTTGGTAATACAACCCAAATGATCATAGTAATTTTGAATTCATAACACTTTAGATACTAAGAAGAACATTTACTTCAAGGGTACCTTTATAGGCTTGTAACATGATACATATTAAACaatcccttttttttattacccAGAAATCCTTTACCTAATGAGGCTAAAAGGCTTAACCATAgcacacagggagagaagaCTGGTTGTAACTCCACTCTACAATGCTGTTCCAATGAATGGAATTATTTGCAGATACAAAATAGTGTTGCTAAAATGGAAGATGACGTTAAATCTTTCATTAACAAATGTTCAGTTCCAAGAaggttttatttccaaattctgTTCTTTAAGAGTTTCTGTAATATTTCTATGTGGAACTTGACCCAGGCATATAAACCTCTCTTAACAAGTGAATAGTGTTATATGAGCTCTGGACAGGTTTCCTAGTCATGAGACCATCTCATAATGCTGAGCCACCCTAAGGAACAACACTGGGGTATGTAGCAGAGGAGTTTAGTGCCATTCCAAATACACGATTTATTCTGTCTTCTCTCTGGCTGTCCCTTCCAAAAGAAACAGATCTCCTGTAGATCCAAAGGGCATCTTtgtactctgtgtgtgtgtgtgtgtgtgtgtgtgtgaggagtGGTTATATTTGTATTACACATAAAAAGCAGTTAATATGCAATCAATTGCACTTCCTTTTCCCCTTAATCTTACAAGATCACAGAATTGGCTATGCATTCCATCCTCCTGTGGGTCTTGGCTTCCTTCAATTAGAATAATACAGGGAATGTGCCAAGTTATTCCTTAGCTATTCTCTTAATGAATTCTTAGGAGGAGATGTCTCAAAAACTGTGTAGTGATTAAAGGATGTTTTATATGTCTTTTGTTCTTAGAGCTTTCTGCAGTGCTCTTAGCTGTTTTAggttcttttaaatatcttccataaaaaaacccaaaccaacaacaaaaaaacccaaaccaccactAAAATCCCTCACCAAAAAGAGTCAATATACCAGCATTCTAGAATTCTGGAAAATCTATTCTTGTCTTTGGAGGAACCAATAGTTTCTAATGCCTATTTTTTTGGGAAaggctttttcccctctttcctgAAGAACAGGAGTCATGACACAGCAATTACTGATATAACAGGTCTGAaattcagtttgttttaaaaagaatgcaAGATACTTCCTGTGTAGAAACTCAACTTCACATTAGGACTGCTGCGTATGTCTGAAAAGGCAATTCTATTACTTAGATTTTCACCCACCAACATCTTTTGTTGGTTGATTGTTCATGGTAGAATACCTTTTGTACTGATAACTGGCAAATTTGCATTAGCATAGATTGAAGTTGAGCTGATGGAAGCCATCAGTATCTTGCTTTCCTACTTTTGcaaattatgttttcaaaagAGTATCTTTGGATTCCCTGCTCCCACAGGAACTGGAGCAGCATTCATCTACCTCAAAATAGGCATGTAAGATGCCCTAAGATTTAAAGGCAGATGTATAGCTGTATGGGACTTGGAGATGTGAGCTAGCAGCTAAGAAAGTCTCATTCCTGTtaggggagtgtgtgtgtgcaggtaATGGGATGCAACCAAATGTTTTAGGATGATAGAAATCAACCCAACAAACTCAACCATTGCCCCAACTTTCATGCAGTCACACAAACAGAAGAGTGCcatttctaaatataaaattcTTGCTCACATTTCGAGCAGTTGCTGCAAAACTAATATGCCCTGTCTTTCCATGGGAGCTACTTTCTCCTGAAATTCTTTAcatctcctttttccctttccacaaATCTTAGTGTCacacaaaagaaagcaagcaactACTTTCACCTTGTGCTGAAGCTGGGCTAAGACACCATTCCCTCAGGGTATAAACAACAGTCTTAAATTTAGCAGTGCACCTACGGGAAGGGGTGAGGATCTGTGGAGTAATGCTGATGCACATAGCTAGGAAACTATTCTTGCTGTTCCTGAAAAGCTTTGTTAACTAAAAATGAGCTCAGGACTCAAACACCTGGTTGGAGGATATGTGTTCAAGAGATCCGAGGCAGCAGAAATTTCTCATTATGCTATCACATCACACAATCCCTTTGTCCACCCCAGCACAAACTTAAGAAATACATTAGTAGAAAAACAAGTGGAACTTACTTGGCTCAACTGAAAAAGCGATCCCAGTTCCAAATACGAGCTTGTCTGTTGCCACACTGTTTGTACATAGCCAAATAAACCCGCTTTCCTCACCACACTCTAAAGGTGTGTAAAACCAGGGAATAAAATGCCAGCAGTTTATCCAAAGGATCCATACATGGACTGCCATGAAAGTGCTGCAAAGTCACCATGGTTTCCAAAATtgtgaggggagaaaaaggtgATTTCATAGTGGAGTGATTTCAAACAACTTGATCCAGGCCAAagcttttaaaacctttttctcttctattaGCTCAGTAAGCAATATACTTCTGGAATAAATGCTCATAGGAAGTCTGCAGTTCTCTTCTTCAAcacattccttttttcctttcttcctcaaaaTGTATTGTTTCTTTTGCAGTCTCAGGTTTCTGTATGAGACCTTACAGTGTTTGTGTCACTGTGCTACTCCAAGGTCAACACAGTGATATACTTAGCGACAAAAAgtgcctcttccttcccttttactGTACCATATTTCATATGAGACAGGTAGTCATACACCCTATATAACACATGAAGAAATCACATGAACTTTAAAATAAGGACCTGAAGCTGGGCCAAAAGAGAGGATTTGAACCTGCTTGGGACCTGTACAATTATAATGAAGGATTATAATGTTGCTGTGGGAAGGCTCAGATTTCActttaatgaaaaagcagaagttgtTTGAGTATTATTCTACAGCAATTAGCAAAACTTTTCAGAGCTGGagaggtgttttggttttgggttgttttttttttttccagtttgactTGTCTTGTTGCCCAGGAAGAAGAGGAATATGCTCAGTCTGGGGTTTTCAAGTTGTTATCTTTCTGGATGGGCCAGTGCTGAGGGTCATTTGGTGGCTCAGGAAGCCTTTATCATGCTTTTGGTAtcattaaaagtgaaaaagaaattattgttcTTTATTAGGTAGAGATATATTGTTCTATGGGAGGAGTTATTAAATAAGGATTTTGCTTTGGATGGTGCAAAGCAGATTGATTAAATACTGCATCATGGACAAGTTCTGCATCCTCAGTGCCACCTGCACCTAAAGACTTGTGTGAAAGCATGATATACAGGCAAAGATAAATTTTGTTTGAATACATTCCTCATGTGTAGGCTggacagcaaagcagctgccacTTCAGTGATTACTA is a window of Phalacrocorax aristotelis chromosome 7, bGulAri2.1, whole genome shotgun sequence DNA encoding:
- the LOC142059566 gene encoding uncharacterized protein LOC142059566, producing the protein MKIPLGKPTMFLWMLGITFATALKGIPSPIKMVASGPKEGKVSGSFSLICTVVGAPLDSPQYDWNCVRQGPGGDLQFLGWIYPFGNNTGYAPPFQGRVTISADKDKNKVYLQLLALTALDTATYFCARQHTVMPMEREAAQKRGGLLWSQAVNVSTFMAVHVWILWINCWHFIPWFYTPLECGEESGFIWLCTNSVATDKLVFGTGIAFSVEPKSQEESAPEVIELKSKEPKQHDNKLNMACLARTFYPKNISLDVPKSDTVYDLKAPLVTSEGMYSTMKVVGVEPDAVVTCQAMHKGNKTTASIILPEQKTEEFERVNACNITDASTKDVKMEKVNMLFMAVLGLRVLLAKSIAFNTIMSIKLFLF